A window from Drosophila kikkawai strain 14028-0561.14 chromosome 2L, DkikHiC1v2, whole genome shotgun sequence encodes these proteins:
- the LOC108074592 gene encoding coiled-coil domain-containing protein 28B isoform X3: MEPNDEVVERQKLVPNDVETEEEAQSQSAPKSAQTPASPAVPNIKIKGISSGETTRSRNSASCSIERTISEKEKDKGQSQGQSTAAKVTYVNERRPRPQAHAGGGGDERFEFKTRPRKLLKVPDVKHMERALLGLLDDFHSGKLKAFAGSGCTMDQMTKIREQQESLAKLHFELAAAEEDSLEHGNEFNTNKAQENMLQLMQRLEQLSISIEQLQTSHTGL, encoded by the exons ATGGAGCCCAACGATGAAGTGGTGGAACGCCAGAAACTAGTGCCAAACGATGTTGAAACAGAGGAGGAAGCCCAAAGCCAAAGTGCACCGAAATCAGCTCAAACCCCCGCCTCGCCCGCCGTTCCCAAT ATCAAAATCAAAGGCATCTCCAGTGGGGAGACGACACGCAGCAGAAACTCGGCCTCCTGTTCTATAGAGCGCACGATATCCGAAAAGGAGAAGGACAAGGGCCAGAGCCAGGGACAGTCGACGGCCGCCAAGGTGACATATGTGAACGAGCGGCGGCCACGCCCGCAGGCTCATGCGGGAGGTGGCGGAGATGAGCGCTTCGAGTTCAAGACCAGGCCACGCAAATTGCTCAAAG TACCCGATGTGAAGCATATGGAAAGAGCGCTCCTTGGACTGCTGGATGACTTTCATTCCGGCAAGCTGAAGGCATTCG CAGGTTCCGGCTGCACCATGGATCAGATGACCAAGATACGGGAGCAGCAGGAGAGCCTGGCCAAACTGCATTTCGAGCTGGCTGCCGCCGAGGAGGATTCCTTGGAGCATGGCAACGAGTTCAACACCAACAAGGCCCAGGAGAATATGCTCCAGCTGATGCAGCGCCTCGAACAGCTCTCCATTTCCATTGAACAGCTGCAGACGAGCCACACGGGTCTCTGA
- the LOC108074592 gene encoding coiled-coil domain-containing protein 28B isoform X4, which translates to MEPNDEVVERQKLVPNDVETEEEAQSQSAPKSAQTPASPAVPNIKIKGISSGETTRSRNSASCSIERTISEKEKDKGQSQGQSTAAKVTYVNERRPRPQAHAGGGGDERFEFKTRPRKLLKVPDVKHMERALLGLLDDFHSGKLKAFGSGCTMDQMTKIREQQESLAKLHFELAAAEEDSLEHGNEFNTNKAQENMLQLMQRLEQLSISIEQLQTSHTGL; encoded by the exons ATGGAGCCCAACGATGAAGTGGTGGAACGCCAGAAACTAGTGCCAAACGATGTTGAAACAGAGGAGGAAGCCCAAAGCCAAAGTGCACCGAAATCAGCTCAAACCCCCGCCTCGCCCGCCGTTCCCAAT ATCAAAATCAAAGGCATCTCCAGTGGGGAGACGACACGCAGCAGAAACTCGGCCTCCTGTTCTATAGAGCGCACGATATCCGAAAAGGAGAAGGACAAGGGCCAGAGCCAGGGACAGTCGACGGCCGCCAAGGTGACATATGTGAACGAGCGGCGGCCACGCCCGCAGGCTCATGCGGGAGGTGGCGGAGATGAGCGCTTCGAGTTCAAGACCAGGCCACGCAAATTGCTCAAAG TACCCGATGTGAAGCATATGGAAAGAGCGCTCCTTGGACTGCTGGATGACTTTCATTCCGGCAAGCTGAAGGCATTCG GTTCCGGCTGCACCATGGATCAGATGACCAAGATACGGGAGCAGCAGGAGAGCCTGGCCAAACTGCATTTCGAGCTGGCTGCCGCCGAGGAGGATTCCTTGGAGCATGGCAACGAGTTCAACACCAACAAGGCCCAGGAGAATATGCTCCAGCTGATGCAGCGCCTCGAACAGCTCTCCATTTCCATTGAACAGCTGCAGACGAGCCACACGGGTCTCTGA
- the LOC108074592 gene encoding putative uncharacterized protein DDB_G0286901 isoform X2 encodes MEPNDEVVERQKLVPNDVETEEEAQSQSAPKSAQTPASPAVPNIKIKGISSGETTRSRNSASCSIERTISEKEKDKGQSQGQSTAAKVTYVNERRPRPQAHAGGGGDERFEFKTRPRKLLKDRDELEPTHNSANSLNAITLVSSEWLAPDPSTTPNNNTTPKNIINNNNNNNNNDSSKPNNNTNSSPNTPRTQRRKNNPTAAMPNAATNVHNNNNNNNSDKFDDRPIKHHSFVSEVPDVKHMERALLGLLDDFHSGKLKAFGSGCTMDQMTKIREQQESLAKLHFELAAAEEDSLEHGNEFNTNKAQENMLQLMQRLEQLSISIEQLQTSHTGL; translated from the exons ATGGAGCCCAACGATGAAGTGGTGGAACGCCAGAAACTAGTGCCAAACGATGTTGAAACAGAGGAGGAAGCCCAAAGCCAAAGTGCACCGAAATCAGCTCAAACCCCCGCCTCGCCCGCCGTTCCCAAT ATCAAAATCAAAGGCATCTCCAGTGGGGAGACGACACGCAGCAGAAACTCGGCCTCCTGTTCTATAGAGCGCACGATATCCGAAAAGGAGAAGGACAAGGGCCAGAGCCAGGGACAGTCGACGGCCGCCAAGGTGACATATGTGAACGAGCGGCGGCCACGCCCGCAGGCTCATGCGGGAGGTGGCGGAGATGAGCGCTTCGAGTTCAAGACCAGGCCACGCAAATTGCTCAAAG ATCGCGATGAATTGGAACCCACGCACAACAGTGCCAACAGCTTGAATGCCATCACTTTGGTGAGCAGCGAGTGGCTGGCACCTGATCCTTCCACAAcccccaacaacaacaccacaCCCAAaaacatcatcaacaacaataacaacaacaacaacaacgatagTTCCAAACCCAACAATAATACAAATAGCAGTCCAAACACACCACGAACGCAGCGTCGCAAAAATAATCCCACAGCTGCGATGCCAAATGCCGCCACCAATgtccacaacaacaacaacaacaacaatagtgACAAGTTTGATGATCGTCCAATAAAACACCATTCCTTTGTATCCGAAGTACCCGATGTGAAGCATATGGAAAGAGCGCTCCTTGGACTGCTGGATGACTTTCATTCCGGCAAGCTGAAGGCATTCG GTTCCGGCTGCACCATGGATCAGATGACCAAGATACGGGAGCAGCAGGAGAGCCTGGCCAAACTGCATTTCGAGCTGGCTGCCGCCGAGGAGGATTCCTTGGAGCATGGCAACGAGTTCAACACCAACAAGGCCCAGGAGAATATGCTCCAGCTGATGCAGCGCCTCGAACAGCTCTCCATTTCCATTGAACAGCTGCAGACGAGCCACACGGGTCTCTGA
- the LOC108074592 gene encoding putative uncharacterized protein DDB_G0286901 isoform X1 — protein sequence MEPNDEVVERQKLVPNDVETEEEAQSQSAPKSAQTPASPAVPNIKIKGISSGETTRSRNSASCSIERTISEKEKDKGQSQGQSTAAKVTYVNERRPRPQAHAGGGGDERFEFKTRPRKLLKDRDELEPTHNSANSLNAITLVSSEWLAPDPSTTPNNNTTPKNIINNNNNNNNNDSSKPNNNTNSSPNTPRTQRRKNNPTAAMPNAATNVHNNNNNNNSDKFDDRPIKHHSFVSEVPDVKHMERALLGLLDDFHSGKLKAFAGSGCTMDQMTKIREQQESLAKLHFELAAAEEDSLEHGNEFNTNKAQENMLQLMQRLEQLSISIEQLQTSHTGL from the exons ATGGAGCCCAACGATGAAGTGGTGGAACGCCAGAAACTAGTGCCAAACGATGTTGAAACAGAGGAGGAAGCCCAAAGCCAAAGTGCACCGAAATCAGCTCAAACCCCCGCCTCGCCCGCCGTTCCCAAT ATCAAAATCAAAGGCATCTCCAGTGGGGAGACGACACGCAGCAGAAACTCGGCCTCCTGTTCTATAGAGCGCACGATATCCGAAAAGGAGAAGGACAAGGGCCAGAGCCAGGGACAGTCGACGGCCGCCAAGGTGACATATGTGAACGAGCGGCGGCCACGCCCGCAGGCTCATGCGGGAGGTGGCGGAGATGAGCGCTTCGAGTTCAAGACCAGGCCACGCAAATTGCTCAAAG ATCGCGATGAATTGGAACCCACGCACAACAGTGCCAACAGCTTGAATGCCATCACTTTGGTGAGCAGCGAGTGGCTGGCACCTGATCCTTCCACAAcccccaacaacaacaccacaCCCAAaaacatcatcaacaacaataacaacaacaacaacaacgatagTTCCAAACCCAACAATAATACAAATAGCAGTCCAAACACACCACGAACGCAGCGTCGCAAAAATAATCCCACAGCTGCGATGCCAAATGCCGCCACCAATgtccacaacaacaacaacaacaacaatagtgACAAGTTTGATGATCGTCCAATAAAACACCATTCCTTTGTATCCGAAGTACCCGATGTGAAGCATATGGAAAGAGCGCTCCTTGGACTGCTGGATGACTTTCATTCCGGCAAGCTGAAGGCATTCG CAGGTTCCGGCTGCACCATGGATCAGATGACCAAGATACGGGAGCAGCAGGAGAGCCTGGCCAAACTGCATTTCGAGCTGGCTGCCGCCGAGGAGGATTCCTTGGAGCATGGCAACGAGTTCAACACCAACAAGGCCCAGGAGAATATGCTCCAGCTGATGCAGCGCCTCGAACAGCTCTCCATTTCCATTGAACAGCTGCAGACGAGCCACACGGGTCTCTGA
- the COX7AL2 gene encoding cytochrome c oxidase subunit 7A1, mitochondrial, which produces MALPEGLSNKMKVFQAVNELPVFLKGGPADKILFGITAGLCGVGVLSFVHLVYTMGFAKKKA; this is translated from the exons ATGGCGCTGCCCGAGGGTTTGTCCAACAAAATGAAGGTTTTCCAG GCTGTCAACGAGCTGCCCGTTTTCCTGAAAGGTGGGCCTGCGGACAAAATCTTATTTGGCATAACTGCAGGACTGTGCGGCGTTGGTGTCTTAAGCTTCGTCCATTTGGTCTACACAATGGGATTTGCCAAGAAGAaggcttaa
- the LOC108074515 gene encoding gastrula zinc finger protein XlCGF7.1-like encodes MEENICRVCQETSDGMVNIFSGKSGRRISLAEMIARWIGIQVCREDSLPETICTDCLGEAQNEFDTKQNEKERRGLSGRRKSKRAEFQVKVKKEPIENFDEDTLQLSEFVVGTAEDILDTSKEEELHKALQCSFCQKSFSKKGNLQVHIRTHTGERPYRCSQCPKSFSQKYHLKMHLMTHTGERPYQCSLCQKSFSQTGALQRHIRTHTEERPYKCSYCEKYFSQKSNLQQHIPTHTGERPHKCDFCPMAFPLKRHLKTHMATHTGGWP; translated from the exons ATGGAAGA AAATATCTGCAGAGTTTGCCAGGAAACTTCGGATGGCATGGTCAATATCTTTAGTGGCAAATCGGGAAGAAGAATTTCTCTGGCAGAAATGATTGCTCGATGGATTGGAATTCAGGTTTGCAGAGAGGATTCCCTGCCTGAAACCATTTGCACAGATTGCCTGGGAGAGGCGCAAAATGAATTCGATACAAAGCAAAACGAAAAGGAGCGAAGGGGACTCTCAGGAAGACGCAAATCAAAAAGAGCCGAGTTCCAAGTTAAAGTTAAGAAGGAGCCCATCGAAAATTTCGACGAGGATACCTTgcagctttccgaatttgtaGTAGGAACTGCTGAAGATATCCTTGACACCAGCAAGGAGGAAGAACTACATAAAGCTCTTCAGTGCTCATTCTGCCAGaaatcattttcaaaaaaggGAAACCTTCAGGTGCATATTCGGACCCACACAGGAGAACGACCCTACAGATGTTCCCAGTGCCCAAAGTCCTTTTCACAAAAATATCATCTTAAAATGCACTTGATGACGCACACAGGAGAACGACCGTACCAGTGTTCGCTGTGCCAGAAGTCCTTTTCACAAACCGGAGCCCTGCAACGCCACATCCGGACGCACACAGAAGAGCGACCCTACAAGTGTTCCTATTGCGAGAAGTATTTCTCACAAAAAAGCAACCTTCAGCAACACATCCCGACCCACACTGGAGAACGACCACACAAATGTGACTTCTGTCCGATGGCCTTTCCCCTAAAGCGTCATCTTAAAACACACATGGCGACTCACACGGGAGGTTGGCCCTAG